From the Acidobacteriota bacterium genome, the window GCAGGAACCACACGACGCGGGCGCAGGCGGAGGGGCGAAAACGATCCGGGAACGGGAGTTCAGGGCACACGGGGGACCTCCACCCAGCCGAGGAGGAACGGGCGGTGCTCCGTGCCGTCCCACCGCGGCGCGTAGATCTCCAGGCGGTGCACGGGGCAGTCCCCGGGGAGGACGACGTCGGCGACCGCATCGTCCCCAAGACCTTCCCGCAGGCTCAACCGGCCGGGGTCGCCCGTGGCTTCCACCCGGAGGGGGCGGGGGTCCCTCACCAGGCCGCGCCAGCACTCGGCGCCGTCCGCGTCGAAACCCACCACCCGCAGCAGGCCCGGCGCCAGGCGGCGGCTGCGGTGAACCGGAGGAGCGGAGCCCGAACGGGAGACCGTCTCCAGGCGAAGTGCCGGTTTCCCGTCGGCCGCAAGGGCGGGAACGCCCCCGGCGGCGGCCGGCGGATCGGCCCCGGACGGGAGCAGGAACCGGACGCGGAGCCGGAGCGACCCCGGGGACGCCGGCGCGATTTCCGGAGACCACTCCCGGGCAATCTCCGACGGGACGGGACGCGGGGCCTGCCCCCACAAACCAACGGCTGCGGGGAGGGTCAACGCGACCAGCACCGGGATTCGGAGGAGGGCATGCCGCGTCATGGCGACCCTCCGGGCCCGGCTTCGGGGCAGAGCGGCCCGGGGGCGCCCCCGGAGGCCCGGAGCACCTTCTCGTAGACGGCCTCGTAACGGGACACCACCGGGTCGGGCGAGAACCGCTCCACGGCGCGGGCCCTGCCCGCCCGCGCGAAACGCCGGCGGAGCTTCGGTTTCGTCAGGAGGCGGACGGCCGCGTCCGCCATCATGGCCTCGTCGCCGGGGCGGGTCAGGTAACCGGTCTCCCCGTCCGCCACCACCTCGGGAACCCCGCCCACCGCGGGGGAGACCACCGGGACCCCGCAGGCCATGGCCTCGAGGGCCGACAGCCCGAAACTCTCGGTGTCGCTGGCCTGGAGGTAGAGGTCGGCGGCCGCCAGGTACTCGGCCGCGTTCAGCTGCATCCCCGGGAAGACGACCCGGTCGCCGAGGCCCAGGGTGCGGCACGTCTCGACGGCCCGGTCGTGGTCGGGCCCGTCCCCCACCAGGACGAGGCGGGAAGGCACCCTCTCCAGGACCCGGCCGAACACCCGGATGATCCGGGGGAGATTCTTGACGGGCCGGAAGTTGGAGAGGTGGACCAGGACCCTCTCGCCTTTCGCCGCCAGCCGACGCCGGAATTCCCCTGGCCGGCGGGGCTTGAACACGTCCGGGTCGACGAAGTTCGGGACCACCTCCACGGGGCGCCGGGTGCCGAAAACGGCGGCCGTCTCGTCGGCGAGGTGACGGCTGACGGCGGTCAGGGCGTCGGAGCGTTCGAGGATGTGCCGGGTGACCGGGGAAAAGGAAGGCTGGGAGCCCACGATGGTGATGTCGGTCCCGTGGAGGGTGGTGACCACGGGGAGCCGGGCGCCTTCGTCGGCCAGGATGTCCTTCGCGAGCAGGGCGCTGACGCCGTGCGGCACGGCATAGTGGGCGTGGAGAAGGTCCAGGCCGCGATTTCGGGCCACGTCCACGATTCGGGCCGCCAGTTCGAGGTCGTAGGAGGGGTAGCGGAAGAGGGGGTAGGCGGAGACTTCCACCCGGTGGAAAAAAACGTTCTCGTGGCCGACGGGGACCCGGACCGGCAGGGCGTAGCTGAACAGGTGGACGGTGTGCCCCCGGCGGGCGAGCCGCTTCGCCAGTTCCGAGGCCACAATGCCGCTGCCGCCGTACGTGGGGTGACAAAGGATCCCAATCTTCATCCCCGCCTCTTTCCTCGCTATCGCTAGCGCTATCGGTATCGTTATCGCTATCGGTATCGGTATCGGTATCGGTATCGCTATCGGTATCGCTATCGGTATCGCTATCGGTATCGCAATCGCTATCGCCATCGCTATCGGTCTCGCACTCCCCCCCCCGGCCAACCCCAAACCCACCCCCGATCCGGACCCACGAAATGCACGGAATCCACGAAACCGATGGTTCAACCGACGCCGGGTCCGCGACCGGGCGCGGGGGCCCGGCATCGACCCCCGGCCTATGCCGTTCCAGAGCCCGAGCCCGAGTCCGATGGCGATGGCGATACCGATACCGATTCCGATTGCGATTCCGATACCGATACCGATACCGATGTTGCTGATGATGCCGATGGAGGGGCGGGAGGGGACGCCGTCGCCGCCATCACCCGGTCATAGAACTCCGGGTAGAATTTTTTGATGCACTCCGGGCACATCCCGTGGCTGAATTCCGCCTCGGAATGCTCGGAAACGTACTGCTCCACCTGGTGCCAGTAGCCCCGGTCGTCCCGGATCTTCTTGCAGCCGGCGCAAATGGGGATCAGGCCCCGGAGGGTCTTGATCCGGGCCAGGGCGTCCTGGAGCTGGCTGATGAGCAGTTCGCGCTCCTGCCGCAGGCGCACCGCCTCGGTGATGTCCAACCCCGAGGCGATGAGGTACTCGGGTTCACCCTCCTGGGTGCAGAGGCAGTTCAGATGCCAGAGGACATGACGGGTTGCCCCGGTGCGGTCGAACCAGGCGGAAACGATCTCCCGGGTTCCGGGTTCGGTCAAAGTCCGTTGAAACTCCTGCCGGAGTCGGCCGGCCTCCGCGACCGTCGATGCGAAATCCCAGAAGAAGCGTCCGATGAGGTTGGGGA encodes:
- the bshA gene encoding N-acetyl-alpha-D-glucosaminyl L-malate synthase BshA, encoding MKIGILCHPTYGGSGIVASELAKRLARRGHTVHLFSYALPVRVPVGHENVFFHRVEVSAYPLFRYPSYDLELAARIVDVARNRGLDLLHAHYAVPHGVSALLAKDILADEGARLPVVTTLHGTDITIVGSQPSFSPVTRHILERSDALTAVSRHLADETAAVFGTRRPVEVVPNFVDPDVFKPRRPGEFRRRLAAKGERVLVHLSNFRPVKNLPRIIRVFGRVLERVPSRLVLVGDGPDHDRAVETCRTLGLGDRVVFPGMQLNAAEYLAAADLYLQASDTESFGLSALEAMACGVPVVSPAVGGVPEVVADGETGYLTRPGDEAMMADAAVRLLTKPKLRRRFARAGRARAVERFSPDPVVSRYEAVYEKVLRASGGAPGPLCPEAGPGGSP
- a CDS encoding PAS domain-containing protein yields the protein MCERSRAGGPNDPRDSGGPPAPPSTPGPSTVRECNTEPSIPQTLTGRSTGTGREDLAPLPSTPFTGLPGETRIEHELRAERNFIDAILETTGAFIAALDPQGRFLRGNRACETLTGVPFPNLIGRFFWDFASTVAEAGRLRQEFQRTLTEPGTREIVSAWFDRTGATRHVLWHLNCLCTQEGEPEYLIASGLDITEAVRLRQERELLISQLQDALARIKTLRGLIPICAGCKKIRDDRGYWHQVEQYVSEHSEAEFSHGMCPECIKKFYPEFYDRVMAATASPPAPPSASSATSVSVSVSESQSESVSVSPSPSDSGSGSGTA